The Liquorilactobacillus nagelii DSM 13675 DNA window TAGTGTTAGTGGAATTTGCGGACTAAGCTGCTTGGTAACTCTTTGGAAGGGAGCTAGAATGATGTATTCATCAGCAAGTTCAGCATTAATTTTTTCAAATAAATGAATACCTCCATTGCTTTTTAACGCGTTCAGGTTAGTATCCAGTGAATCACAACCATCAAAAGCAAGATCAATGTGTGAAATTTCATCGGTATTAGTGATAGCAAGTCCCAACGATTCACAGTATTTTTTTGTTGCTTCTGAAGGAGTACAAATTGTCAGATTTAAATGCGATTGAGAAACGATTGCTGAAGCAAGCTTGGCAACATTACTTCCACCGCCTAAACTAATGGACATTTGCGGTTTGATTAAGGATAAGGCTTCTTCAATTAGTGGAACCAAAAAAATCACCTCTTTTTATTTAGTTTCACAAAAACATATATTATGAAATTAATTTACAAAAATATGATAATACACGAAAATTTGTTTGTCAACAGTTTGAATTTACAGTTGACATCATAATAAAAAACGGTTACATTATAATTGCAATTAATTTCACTAAAAATAAAAATGAGAAAGAGGTTTTCACGATGGCGGTACTAGATATTCTAAAAAAAGACATCATGATTCTGAATCTAAAGGCAAAAACTAAAGATGAAGCACTAAAAGAAATGAGCAATTCGCTTTTTGAGAATGGCTTAATAAGCAATAAGGAAATCTTTGAAGCGGATATTTTCAAACGTGAAGCAGAAGCAACAACTGGTATTGGTGACGGAATTGCAATGCCACATGCGAAGAATAAGGTGGTAAAAGAAGCAGCAGTTTTATTTGCTAAAAGTGAAGCTGGCATTGAATATAATTCGCTTGATGGTAAACCGGTACATCTGTTTTTTATGATTGCAGCACCAGCTAATGCTAATAATGTCCATCTTCAAGCTTTAGCAAGTCTATCATCATTACTGTTAGATGCTAATTTAATTAGGGATTTAAAAAAAGCAACTACGGCAGATGAAGTTCAAAAATTATTTAAAAATGCTGCCCAAAAAAATCAGCAGGATTCGCTGAAAAATGCATCGCAAAAAGAATTACCACTGATTGTTGCAGTGACAGCTTGCCCAACCGGAATCGCGCATACTTATATGGCGGAATCAGCTTTGTTGGACGCTGGCAAAAGAATGAATGTCAGGATAAGAGTTGAAACAAATGGTTCCGAAGGTGTTAAACATCGCTTGAGCGCAAACGAAATTGAACAGGCGGTGGGTGTAATTGTTGCTGCCGATAAAAAAGTTGAGGTTGAGCGTTTTTCAGGGAAAAAAGTTTTACAAACAGCAGTAGTTGATGGAATTAAAAAACCTGAAGAACTTATTCAACAAGTTTTAGAAGGCAAACCAGCAATTTTTGAAGGAACTGGAGTTGGTAATAATTCGGCAAGTCAAGATAGCAAACAAGATGGTATTTGGCATCATGTCTACCAAGATTTGATGAGTGGAATTTCAAATATGCTGCCTTTTGTTGTGGGTGGTGGTATTCTGATGGCTATTTCTTTTTTACTTGAACAATCTTTTGGAAAGACTTCAACGGCATTTGTCTTCCTAAATTCACTCGGAACAAATGCATTTAGTTTTTTAATTCCAATTCTAGCGGGCTTTATTGCTTTTTCAATTGGTGATCGACCAGCGATGATGCCAGGCTTTGTTGGTGGTTATATGGCAACCCAGGCTAGTGCGAGCATTGTTAAATCTACGGGTAGTGCTGGCTTCATTGGTGGAATAATTGCCGGTTTTATTGCTGGATATTTAATCTTATTACTCAAGAAACTTTTTGTTAAGTTGCCAAAGTCTTTAGATGGATTAAAACCAATGATTATTTTCCCAGTACTTGGATTATTTTTTGTTGGTACGCTGATGTTTTTTATCATCGATCCGATTTTTTCGGTAGTTAATTTATTTTTAGTACATTTCTTAACAACTATGGGAACT harbors:
- a CDS encoding ribose-5-phosphate isomerase A, with protein sequence MVPLIEEALSLIKPQMSISLGGGSNVAKLASAIVSQSHLNLTICTPSEATKKYCESLGLAITNTDEISHIDLAFDGCDSLDTNLNALKSNGGIHLFEKINAELADEYIILAPFQRVTKQLSPQIPLTLEIMEKALIPIQKALERLHLKHEVRLAKEIAGYARTPSGNLLIDCYSSNWDNIININSSLTQLNGVVATSFFENLVTLAITFDELGNLHKFRKED
- a CDS encoding PTS fructose transporter subunit IIABC, whose amino-acid sequence is MAVLDILKKDIMILNLKAKTKDEALKEMSNSLFENGLISNKEIFEADIFKREAEATTGIGDGIAMPHAKNKVVKEAAVLFAKSEAGIEYNSLDGKPVHLFFMIAAPANANNVHLQALASLSSLLLDANLIRDLKKATTADEVQKLFKNAAQKNQQDSLKNASQKELPLIVAVTACPTGIAHTYMAESALLDAGKRMNVRIRVETNGSEGVKHRLSANEIEQAVGVIVAADKKVEVERFSGKKVLQTAVVDGIKKPEELIQQVLEGKPAIFEGTGVGNNSASQDSKQDGIWHHVYQDLMSGISNMLPFVVGGGILMAISFLLEQSFGKTSTAFVFLNSLGTNAFSFLIPILAGFIAFSIGDRPAMMPGFVGGYMATQASASIVKSTGSAGFIGGIIAGFIAGYLILLLKKLFVKLPKSLDGLKPMIIFPVLGLFFVGTLMFFIIDPIFSVVNLFLVHFLTTMGTANAILLGAILGGMQAVDLGGPVNKAAYTTAIGVLTTTGNGSMMASVMVGGMIPPLAIAIATTIWRSKFTADERKAGISNYILGISFITEGAIPFAIADPVRVIGSCIVGSVIGGGLTQLWKVSVPAPHGGLWVVLLMHNPMYFILALIIGALVAGTIYGIWKPKKAVAFDK